The genome window CAATTGGCACTTTCAAACGCTCTTTCTTTGAATTCAAACGAAATTGCTTCAGTTGTTTTATATCCAAATCCAGTAAAAGATAAAATTTTAGTTAGCTTACCAAACGATGGTACTTCGGCTAAATTAACGTTATATAACAATATTGGTCAACAAGTAAATTCTTATGTCATTAATGAAACAAATTCTACTATTTATTTAGAAAGTTTGGCATCTGGTTTGTACTTTTACCAAGTAGAATTTGCTAATAAAACAGCAAAAGGAAAATTATTGAAATTATAATTAATGAATAAAATTACCCAACTCTTTAACATAAAATATCCTATTATTCAAGGCGGAATGATTTGGAACAGTGGTTACAAATTAGCAAGTGCGGTAAGTAACGCTGGTGGTTTAGGTTTAATAGGAGCTGGTTCAATGTATCCGGAAGTGCTTAGAGAACACATCCAAAAATGTAAAAAAGCAACTGATAAACCTTTTGGTGTTAATGTCCCAATGTTGTATCCAAACATTGAAGAAATTATGCAAATTTTAAAAGAAGAAGGAGTTAAAATCGTTTTTACTTCTGCAGGTAATCCAAAAACTTGGACGCCTTTTCTTAAAGAAAATGGCATAACTGTTGTACATGTTGTAAGTAGTTCAAAATTTGCATTAAAAGCACAAGAAGCTGGTGTGGATGCTGTCGTAGCTGAAGGTTTTGAAGCCGGTGGGCACAATGGTAGAGAAGAAACCACAACGCTAACTTTAATTCCAATGGTTCGTGAGCAAGTTTCGATTCCTTTAATTGCTGCTGGTGGAATTGCAACAGGAAGAGGAATGTTAGCAGCAATGACTTTAGGTGCCGATGGAGTTCAAATGGGAAGTCGTTTTGCTGCTTCAACAGAAAGTTCAGCTCATGATGAATTTAAGCGAACAATTGTTGAAACGGGTGAAGGCGATACACAATTAACATTGAAAGAGTTGGCTCCAGTAAGATTAATAAAAAATAAATTTTACAACGATGTTCAGGAATTATATTCTAAATGTCCATCAAAAGAAGATTTAGAAACTTTATTAGGAAAAAGAAGAGCTAAAAGAGGAATGTTTGAAGGCGATTTAGTAGAAGGTGAATTAGAAATTGGTCAAATTGTCGGATTAATTAATGATATTTTGCCTGTTGAAACTATTGTTGATAATATCATTACCGAATTTAACATTGCTAAAAAAGAGGTAACTACCTTTGAATTTTAATATAACAATGAAATGAAGAGTTTAAAATACATACTATTGTTTTTGTTTTTTGCATCGGTTACTACTTATGCTCAAAAATATAATTTCAAAACTTCTGGATATATGGTTAGCCAGAAAGACAAAAAAGGAAATTGGAGCGAATGGTCTAAATTGCAAAAATCTGAAATGACGGTGCTATTAGATATGGAAAGTCACAGAATTGTGGTTTATTCAGAAGTACTTCAATTGTTTTCTATTATGAAATATGGAAACCAAGAAACGGTTGGCGATGACGATGTAGTTAAATTTAATTGTGTGGATAATAATGGAGTAGAATGCGTTTTGGCTATTTATACTAGAAAAAAACAAGGAGGAAGAAATCAATTATATATTACCTATGAAGATATGATTATTGCTTACAATATGACGGTTCTTGAAGATAAGCCCGCAAAAAAGAAATAATTCTAAACTATATTTAAAATGACTTTTTATTGAATGCAATAGAAAGTCATTTTTGTATTTATTAACATTCCATTTACATCAAAAACGTACTTTTGTATAAAATAGTTTTAAAATGAAAAAAGCCTTAGCCGTATCAGTATTACTTGTTTCTTCGCTACTCTCAGCACAAGATAAACCTAAATTAGTAGTAGGAATTGTAGTAGACCAAATGAAAATGGAATACTTATATCGTTTTTCAAACGACTTTTCCGAAAATGGTTTCAAGCGATTAATGAAAGAAGGATACACTTTTAATAATACCCATTACAATTACATGCCAACTTATACCGCACCTGGGCATGCTTCTATTTATACAGGAACTACGCCAGCAGTTCACGGAATTGTAGGAAACGAATGGTTCAATAAAGCTACTGGCAAAGAAATGTATTGTACCGATGACGAATCGGTGAGTACTATTGGTGATGATTCTGAAAAAGAAGGAAAAATGTCGCCAAGAAATTTGCAAAGTTCAACCATGACAGATGAGTTAAAGTTGTCAACGAATTTTAAAGGAAAAGTTATCGGAATCAGTATCAAAGATAGAGGAGCTATTTTACCAGCCGGACATTTTGCAGATTGGGCTTTTTGGTACAGCAAAACAGGAGCTTTTATTTCGAGTACGTACTATGGTGAAAAATTACCAGATTGGGCAACCCAATTCAATTCAGAGAAACATTATTTGAAATATTTAAGCAAGAATTGGGAATTATTGAAATCTAAAGAAACGTACAACGAAAGTTTAAATGACAATAATCCTTACGAGGGAAAATTGTACAAAAAAGCGCCATTTATGCCATACAATTTAAAAGATATGTATGATGCAAATGATGCAGGAGTTTTACGTTCTACACCTTTTGGAAATAATTTATTAGCCGATTTTGCTAAGAAAGCGATTGAAAGTGAAAATTTAGGGAAAGATAATATTACCGACTTTTTAGCGGTTAGTTTCTCATCAACTGATTATGTTGGACATCTTTTAGGACCAAGATCTATTGAATTGCAAGATACCTATTTACGTTTAGACGAAACTATTGCGGATTTCTTAACTTATCTAGATAAAACGGTTGGAAAAGGAAATTACTTGGTTTTCTTAACGGCTGATCATGCTGGTGCCGAAAATGTAACTTATTTAAAAGATAACCGATACAAAGTTGATAACATCAATTATAAGAACATTCAAAAAGAGTTAAAAGAGTTTTCTGAAAAAACGTATGGTGAAGATTTACTTTTAAATTATTCTAATTACAATGTGTTTTTTGATAAGAATAAAGTGAAATCAAAAGGGTTGAACTTACAAGATGTTAAGCAAACTTTTAAAGAGTATTTGCAAAAACAAGAATATTTAAAAAGAGCTTACACAGAAGAAGAAGTTGCGAATGCAAATGCAACAGATTATTATTTGAATTTTGTTGCTAAAGGTTACGATCCAACACAGAATGGTGAGTTAGTTGTTATTTTTAAACCAGGTTATGTAGAATATTCTGCAACCGGAACAACTCATGGTTCGCCTTATTCGTATGATACACATGTTCCATTATTATTTTATGGATGGAATATTAAAAAAGGAGCAACTCACGATAGAAAAGAAATTACACAAATTGCACCAACCATTACACAAATGCTAAAAATAACTATGCCAAACAGTTCTGATGGTAAGGTGTTATTAGAGGTTTTGAATAAATAAAATATTGGCTGTTATGAAAATAAATTTTTCAGATGATTTTGAGAATGAGATTTTTAATAAAAGTTTGGATTTAAGCACAGACTATGCTGAAGTGTCTTTAGATTTGATTTTTGAAGATGGGTTATTGAAAGAATTGCCAATAGTTAAAACACTTTTTACATTTTATAATATTACATCATCAATTATTGCTCAACATAATGTGAAAAAAATATTAGTTTTTCTTCAAGAGTTTCATTCTCATAGAATTGAAGATGATAAAATTAAAAAGTTTAAAAAACAATTTAATAAAGATTTGAATTATCGAAATGAAGTTTTGGAAACGGTATTAATTTATATTGAAAGATTTACAGATGTAAAAAAGTCTAAAATTTTAGCAAATCTTTTTATTGCTTATATAAACGAAAATTTATCATGGGAAGAATTTCAAAAGATGACTTTTATTTTAAACACACTAAACCCATCAAGTTTTGATTTTATGACTAAATATTTTGAATCTAATTCATCCAAAAGTATGATCGAATTAGTTGAAGGCGAAGCGTTTCTATTAGCTTCTGGAATAGGTACGAAATATGAGGATAGATTTAGATTAACCAGAACTGGAATATCTATTTATGAGTTTGGTATTAAACCATTGAAAAATAAATAAAATCAAAAATCCCGAATTAAATTAATAATCCGGGATTTTTTCTTAACCAAAAACTAAATTTCAATAATAACTTGATTTTTCAAAATATCGTCAAACGTTTCACGCTCTCTGATTAAGTGAGCCGTTCCGTCTTTCCATAAAACTTCGGCTGGTTTTAGTCGTGAGTTGTAGTTAGATGCCATTGAAAAGCAATAAGCGCCTGCGTTTCTAAAGCATAAAATATCACCTTCGTGTATTTCAGTAATTCTTCGGTTGCTAGCAAATGTGTCCGTTTCACAAATGTATCCTACTACCGAATAATAGCGTTCTTTACCTTTAGGATTAGAAATATTTTCAATATGATGTTGCGACCCATATAACATAGGTCTGATTAAATGGTTGAATCCCGAATCAATTCCAGCAAAAACTGTTGAAGTAGTTTGTTTTACAACATTTACTTTTGCTAAGAAATATCCAGCTTCACTTACCAAAAATTTCCCTGGTTCAAAAGCTAGTGTTAACGGTCTTCCATATTCTTTTTCGAATGCTAAAAAGCGTTTCGTTAATTTTCTTCCAAATTCTTCAACATTAGTTTCAATATCACCTTTTTTGTATGGTACTTTAAATCCACTTCCAAAATCGATGAAATCCAATTCTGGGAAATTTTTAGCGGTTTCAAATAAGATTTCAGCTGCATATAAAAACACTTCTACATCTAAAATGTCAGAACCGGTATGCATATGAATTCCGTTGATATGCATTTTAGTGTTTTCAATAATTCTTAAAATATGTGGTAATTGATGAATTGAAATTCCAAATTTACTATCAATATGTCCTACAGAAATATTAGCATTTCCTCCAGCCATTACGTGAGGATTAATACGAATACAAACTGGAATAGTAGGGTGTTTTGTACCAAATTGCTCTAAAATAGACAAGTTGTCAATATTGATTTGAACTCCTAATGCTGCAACGTTTTCTATTTCTTCCATAGAAACTCCGTTTGGTGTATAAATAATATCTTTAGGATCTACACCAGCAAGTAATCCAAGTTGTACTTCTTGAATAGAAACCGTATCCAAACCAGAACCTAAACTTTTTAGGTACTTCAAAACAGAAACATTAGATAAAGCTTTCACTGCATAGTGTACCTTAAAACGTTCCACCTTGCTAAAAGCAGTTTGTAAACGATTGTATTGAAAAGCTATTTTTTCCGCATCATAAACATATAACGGACTTCCAAATTCTGTTGCTAATTGTTGTAATACTTCTGGTTTCATTTTAAATTATTTTGATGCAAAAGTAAATCAATTTAGTTCAGATGCAATTTTTAAAACAATTATTAACAAAAAATAACAAAATGTTTTATTTGTAACAAATGTTGTTTTTGTTCAGTATTATAGGAGTAAGAATATGTATATCAAATTCCCAAATAAAACTAAAAAAAGTTAGTCCATTAAAAATTACTTTGTTATTTTTGTGGCACTTTTTTAAACAAGATAAACGCATAACAATTATGAACATACACGAATATCAGGGTAAAGAAATCCTAGCTAGTTATGGAGTACGCGTACAACGCGGAATTGTAGCAAACAATCCAGTTGAGGCGGTTGCTGCAGCTAAACAATTGACTGCTGAAACAGGTACAA of Flavobacterium channae contains these proteins:
- a CDS encoding NAD(P)H-dependent flavin oxidoreductase translates to MNKITQLFNIKYPIIQGGMIWNSGYKLASAVSNAGGLGLIGAGSMYPEVLREHIQKCKKATDKPFGVNVPMLYPNIEEIMQILKEEGVKIVFTSAGNPKTWTPFLKENGITVVHVVSSSKFALKAQEAGVDAVVAEGFEAGGHNGREETTTLTLIPMVREQVSIPLIAAGGIATGRGMLAAMTLGADGVQMGSRFAASTESSAHDEFKRTIVETGEGDTQLTLKELAPVRLIKNKFYNDVQELYSKCPSKEDLETLLGKRRAKRGMFEGDLVEGELEIGQIVGLINDILPVETIVDNIITEFNIAKKEVTTFEF
- the pafA gene encoding alkaline phosphatase PafA, which gives rise to MKKALAVSVLLVSSLLSAQDKPKLVVGIVVDQMKMEYLYRFSNDFSENGFKRLMKEGYTFNNTHYNYMPTYTAPGHASIYTGTTPAVHGIVGNEWFNKATGKEMYCTDDESVSTIGDDSEKEGKMSPRNLQSSTMTDELKLSTNFKGKVIGISIKDRGAILPAGHFADWAFWYSKTGAFISSTYYGEKLPDWATQFNSEKHYLKYLSKNWELLKSKETYNESLNDNNPYEGKLYKKAPFMPYNLKDMYDANDAGVLRSTPFGNNLLADFAKKAIESENLGKDNITDFLAVSFSSTDYVGHLLGPRSIELQDTYLRLDETIADFLTYLDKTVGKGNYLVFLTADHAGAENVTYLKDNRYKVDNINYKNIQKELKEFSEKTYGEDLLLNYSNYNVFFDKNKVKSKGLNLQDVKQTFKEYLQKQEYLKRAYTEEEVANANATDYYLNFVAKGYDPTQNGELVVIFKPGYVEYSATGTTHGSPYSYDTHVPLLFYGWNIKKGATHDRKEITQIAPTITQMLKITMPNSSDGKVLLEVLNK
- the lysA gene encoding diaminopimelate decarboxylase encodes the protein MKPEVLQQLATEFGSPLYVYDAEKIAFQYNRLQTAFSKVERFKVHYAVKALSNVSVLKYLKSLGSGLDTVSIQEVQLGLLAGVDPKDIIYTPNGVSMEEIENVAALGVQINIDNLSILEQFGTKHPTIPVCIRINPHVMAGGNANISVGHIDSKFGISIHQLPHILRIIENTKMHINGIHMHTGSDILDVEVFLYAAEILFETAKNFPELDFIDFGSGFKVPYKKGDIETNVEEFGRKLTKRFLAFEKEYGRPLTLAFEPGKFLVSEAGYFLAKVNVVKQTTSTVFAGIDSGFNHLIRPMLYGSQHHIENISNPKGKERYYSVVGYICETDTFASNRRITEIHEGDILCFRNAGAYCFSMASNYNSRLKPAEVLWKDGTAHLIRERETFDDILKNQVIIEI